In the genome of Cryptomeria japonica chromosome 8, Sugi_1.0, whole genome shotgun sequence, one region contains:
- the LOC131027012 gene encoding RING-H2 finger protein ATL74, with protein sequence MTIEAATVNLPAVVQETDFNVHMSQESIVGLMALMCAVISIMGFLSVLPWHDICRSRDEYMATKLANTGLKKAAIRALSSLVYSKLRSGQDTVECPICLADFIEGEKVRVLPKCNHSFHMECVDKWFVSHSSCPTCRRSLLQKEASVTQSEANQIQCSRSTAEDGKGTARDIECGVGP encoded by the coding sequence ATGACCATAGAGGCTGCCACTGTTAATCTTCCTGCAGTCGTGCAGGAAACGGATTTCAATGTTCATATGAGTCAAGAAAGCATTGTGGGTCTTATGGCATTGATGTGTGCGGTCATTTCCATCATGGGTTTTCTTTCAGTCCTGCCCTGGCATGACATTTGCAGGTCTCGTGATGAGTACATGGCCACCAAATTAGCAAATACGGGCTTGAAGAAGGCGGCCATACGAGCACTTTCTTCCCTAGTCTACAGCAAACTGAGATCAGGACAAGATACTGTGGAATGTCCCATCTGCTTGGCGGATTTCATTGAAGGTGAAAAAGTGAGAGTTTTGCCCAAATGTAATCACAGCTTTCACATGGAGTGTGTGGACAAATGGTTTGTTTCACACTCTTCATGTCCCACTTGCAGACGTTCTCTTCTCCAGAAAGAAGCTTCTGTGACTCAAAGTGAGGCTAACCAAATCCAGTGCAGTAGATCAACAGCAGAAGATGGTAAGGGTACTGCAAGGGATATTGAGTGTGGTGTTGGGCCATAG